In the genome of Coraliomargarita algicola, one region contains:
- a CDS encoding TIGR03862 family flavoprotein, with product MDNSRREIAIIGGGPAGLRAAEVAARRGAAVTVFDAKPSVGRKFLVAGRSGLNLTNSADFETFLAQYSGRDFPVERWREYLKDFDNYHLSDWAAELGVDTFAASSGKVFPFSKKAAPLLRRWVLRLRELGVVFRMKHQWTGLAKQPDGRIQIDCLQGDQPVQARFDAVVLAMGGASWPQTGSTGSWVSILEAQGVEVVPLAAANCGWECDWSPETRAQIEGKPLQNLKLSANGRTLTGELVATRYGFEGTPLYTLGRELRRMASPVIEIDFKPTLLKRGSLQKWSPRVAIFIKRPACVGN from the coding sequence CAGCAGAGGTGGCTGCGCGTCGTGGAGCTGCGGTCACAGTCTTTGACGCCAAGCCTTCAGTGGGGCGTAAATTCTTAGTGGCCGGGCGCAGTGGTCTGAATCTGACCAATAGTGCCGATTTTGAGACATTTTTGGCCCAGTATTCCGGGCGTGATTTTCCAGTCGAGCGTTGGCGGGAATACCTGAAGGATTTTGACAATTATCATTTGAGTGATTGGGCCGCGGAACTCGGGGTGGACACCTTTGCGGCATCGAGTGGTAAGGTTTTTCCTTTTTCCAAGAAGGCGGCGCCTCTATTGCGCCGCTGGGTCCTGCGCTTGCGCGAATTGGGCGTGGTGTTTCGTATGAAGCATCAATGGACGGGGCTAGCGAAACAGCCCGACGGCCGGATTCAAATCGACTGTCTGCAGGGGGATCAGCCCGTGCAGGCAAGATTCGATGCGGTCGTCCTCGCCATGGGCGGTGCCTCATGGCCGCAGACCGGATCTACTGGCAGTTGGGTCTCCATTTTGGAGGCGCAAGGTGTGGAAGTAGTGCCCTTAGCAGCCGCAAATTGTGGTTGGGAGTGTGACTGGAGTCCTGAGACGCGTGCACAGATAGAAGGCAAGCCACTGCAGAATTTGAAGCTGAGTGCGAATGGGCGTACGCTGACCGGTGAGTTGGTGGCCACGCGTTACGGTTTTGAGGGCACTCCTCTGTATACTTTAGGCAGAGAGTTGCGCCGGATGGCTTCGCCCGTCATCGAAATCGATTTTAAGCCAACATTACTGAAGCGCGGCTCATTGCAAAAATGGAGTCCGCGCGTCGCAATTTTTATAAAGAGGCCGGCCTGCGTTGGAAATTAA
- a CDS encoding NAD(P)/FAD-dependent oxidoreductase has translation MESARRNFYKEAGLRWKLNETACAILRQYYGEFHDAASLAQAAKCCRIPLTQARPIAEAISTAGGVAWSELDAQLMLKQLPGVYCAGEMIDWEAPTGGFLIQGCFVTGNVAGQSAAAGPVMA, from the coding sequence ATGGAGTCCGCGCGTCGCAATTTTTATAAAGAGGCCGGCCTGCGTTGGAAATTAAATGAGACCGCCTGTGCGATTCTCCGTCAGTATTACGGTGAGTTTCACGATGCAGCTTCTTTGGCTCAAGCGGCCAAGTGTTGTCGGATTCCATTGACGCAAGCGCGTCCAATCGCCGAGGCCATTTCCACCGCAGGAGGGGTGGCTTGGTCGGAATTGGATGCGCAACTGATGCTCAAGCAATTGCCCGGCGTCTATTGCGCGGGAGAAATGATTGATTGGGAAGCGCCCACCGGCGGATTCTTGATACAAGGTTGCTTCGTGACCGGGAACGTGGCGGGGCAGAGTGCCGCGGCTGGGCCGGTGATGGCGTGA